The genomic window CTCGTGATCGGGATGAACACTTTGCGCGAATAACTGACTGTCTTCGGCCGCCCCGCCTCGAGCAAACCGGCGTCGCGCACCCGGGACGCCGACGCCATCAGGTCCACCAGGTCTTCGCCTCTCGCATGAAGCAGCACGGTGGCTTCGTCGACGTTCAGACTGACACCGTCGCGGGCACGTCGCAGGACACGACGCATGGCAGACGGAGCCGGTGCTTTCTCTGGTGGAACAGAAGTAACGGATGCGGGATCAGGCAACAGAGTCACCAGTCGATCATGCTCCTCCAACACTTCCTCGTGCCACCGGGAGGGTCGTAGGGCGACGCCACGTGCGCGTCGGTACAAGCCGTTAGGGTCTGTAACCATGATCACGATGACCGATCCAGCGTGGCGTCCGAGTCCCCGAGCGAAGCAACTGTGGGCCATCAATGCAGCGCTGATCTGGCTGCCACTGTTCATCGCGCAGATCGTGTGGGCAGTGATCGTCGACGAGTGGACGACGTGGCCGCACGTGGCGGTGTTCGCAGTGTCCGTGGTTCTCGCGGCGCTGGACATCGTGGTGACTCCGATATGGCGATATCGGGTCCATCGCTGGGAGATCACCGACGCCGCGGTGTACACCCGCACCGGATGGTTCAACCAGGAACGACGCATCGCGCCGATCAGCCGGGTGCAGACGGTCGACACCGAACGTGGTCCGATCGACCGCCTGCTCGGACTTTCCACTGTGACGGTTACCACCGCATCATCCGCTGGCGCGGTCAAGATCACTGCACTGGACAAGGACGTCGCCGACAAAACCGTCGCGCAGCTCACCGACATCGCCGGGCGTACCTTGGGCGACGCAACATGACCGAACCCCAACTTCTCGCCGAGGAAGAACAACAACCTTGGCTGCGGCTCGACAAGCGGATGCTTCTCGTGCACCCCGTCAACGAAGCGGTGAAGGTTCTGCCGATTCTGCTGGTGTCGTTCATCGTCGGAAGTCAGAGCGGCAACCACGTGTGGGGCTTGATCATCGTTGCGGTGGTCGTCGTGTTCGCAATCCTGCGTTGGTTCACCACCAGCTACCGCATCGGTCCGGTCCACGTGCAACTTCGAACAGGAGTGTTTCAAAAGAAGCTTCTGTCCGTGCCGCGAAGCCGCATCCGTTCCGTGGACATCGAAGCCGGCGTCCTGCACCGCGTACTCGGGCTGTCGATCCTCCGGATCGGAACCGGTCAGCAGGCAGACAAGGGCGAGAAGTTCGAACTGAACGCACTGGACGCAAAGGTGGTACCAGCCCTCCGCGAGGAGCTCCTCGAGCGTGTCACGAGACAGCCCGACACCGTCGATGCCCTGCCCGTCGTCGAAAACGAAATTGCGCATTGGCAGGTGTCGTGGGTGCGCTTCGCCCCGTTCTCGTTCACCGGTGTCGTCACCATCGCCGCTGCGGTCGGCGTTCTGTTCCAGTACGGACTCGGGACACGGATCACCGAATCCTCGGTCGTGTCCAACAGCATCGACTCCGCGGAGCGATTCGGTATCGCCCTCGTGATCGTCGTCGGTCTCGTGATTCTGCTGATCGTTGCCAGCGTGTTCGCCTGCGTCCGCTACCTCATCGCCTACGGCAACCTCACTGTCACCGACGACGGAACGCGGCTTCATGTCGCGCACGGACTCCTCAGGACCCGCTCGACCACGCTCGACCGCAAACGTCTCAGGGGCACCTCCCTGTCCGAGCCACTGCTCCTACGAATCGCCAAGGGAGCCAAACTCACCGCCATCATGACGGGCGTCAGTGCGGAGAAGAAGGAGTCCTCGCTCCTGCTCCCTCAGGCGCCTGCGACCGAAGCTCGACGCATGATGACCGTCGTCCTCGGCGACGCAGGATTGCGCGCCGACGCTCGGAAGCCTCTGCTGTCGCACGGACCTGTAGCGAGGCGCCGGAGATTTACGCGAGCGGTGGTTCCCGTTCTCGTCGTCGCCGCTGGAGTCGGCGTTGCCGAAGCCCTCGGCGTTCCGGTCCCGCGCCTTGCCTGGGTTGCCATCGGTGTCCTTCTGGTCGGTGCTGTCTTCGTCGCGTGGGATCGCTATCGCGGCCTGGGCCACGCAGTCCTACCGGGATGGCTCATCACCCAGCACGGCTCACTCGATCGCACCCGGCACAGCCTCGAAGCAGCAGGCATCATCGGATGGACGGTCCGCCAGACGTTCTTCCAGCGACGAGCCGGAGTTGCGACGATCGTCGCGGCGACACCTGCGGGCGTCGGCCACTACGAGGTTCTCGACGTACCGATCGAACAGGCGTGGGCCCTCGTCGAGGCGGTCACTCCGGGAGCCGGCGACAAGTGGGCCCAGTAGAGCGCGTCGACCAACTCGATCACGCCGTGTCGCAGTGCCGCGCGTGCCGACGCTTGGTCAATTGGCGCGAAAAGGTCGCCACCGAGAAGCGGGCCGCGTTTCGCGACCAAACCTATTGGGGTAGAGCGGTTCCCGGATTCGGCCCGGCAGACGCACGCGTACTGATAGTCGGGCTGGCTCCGGCAGCCCACGGTGCGAACCGCACCGGACGCATGTTCACCGGAGACCGCAGCGGCGACTACCTCTACGCGGCGCTGCACGCAGTCGGACTTGCCAACCAGCCCACGTCGACGCACATCGACGACGGCTTGACGCTTCGAGGCGTCCGGATCACCGCGCCGGTGCACTGCGCACCGCCGGACAACAAGCCCACCGTCACCGAACGCGACCGCTGCCGGAAATGGCTCGACATCGAGCTTCGACTGCTGAAACCGACATTGAGATCGATCGTCGTACTCGGCGGTTTCGGTTGGCAGTCATTGCTGCCGACGCTGGAGAACAACGGTTGGGACATACCGCGGCCCAGGCCGAAGTTCGGACACGGCGTCGAAGTCGATCTGGGCGAAATACGGCTGTTCGGCAGTTATCACGTCAGCCAACGAAACACCTCTACCGGGACGCTGACCCCGTCGATGATCGAGGATGTGCTCCGGGCAGCGGGGTCGCATGCGGGGTTGTCAGTGTCTTCAGCCGCCAACTGAACAACAGAATCCCGGGAGGGACCAAGCCCCCGAGAAGCAGGAAAGCCGTTCGCCAGTCGGCAAGCAACAGCACGTCGCCGCCGGGGCCGCCGAACATGCAGACCAGAATCGCAACGAAAAATGCGATCAACGGAGATGCAATCGCCACCGACTGCTCGGCGACCTTGCGCGAGGCGAACAGCAGCGTGACATTGGCTACGCCTGCCAGCAACGCACTCACGGGGAACGGGATCGGCCCGAGATACGCAGGTAGGAAGAAGACAGCCAAGATGCCACACAGAAAGCCGTCGAAAATCAGTACTGCGAGAGTTGCCCTCGACACGAGGACGACAGCATTGGATGCGGCCTTCGAGATCATGCACCCAATACTGACGTATCCAGCGAGATCAGGAGACCGGCGGGTATCCCAAAGCGGTCAACAGGTTGCTCAAAGCAGACGCGATGTCGGTCAAACCGTTCTGGTAGAGAATCTCCTGGCGCGGAAAGTCCGGCCTCAACGAATTCACGAACGCAGCAATGGCGTCCTGGACGATCCAGTTGTACATATGTGTGCCCCACCCCTACAGCTAGCCGACTAGTGATCGGCTTCACAGTCTAGACCCCGGCGAACAGGTCACGCTCTTTGCCCGAAGAATCCGTCTCCCCCAACGTCCCGCGCACGAGTACGTACTGCTCGTCGGCCAGGATCGGCTGCACGATGTTGTTCGACAACGCGTACTCGACACCGGACGGAGCAACCGTGACCTGCGTAGCGTGTGCGCGGAGTGCTCGACGCTTGAGATCGACCACCTCCCGCACGTCCAGCGACGTGGTGACGACGTCGTCGGGCACGCTGGGCAGCTCGCCCGGCTCGGGCATGCGCCAGCCCTCGGGGACCTCGGAGATCGCGGCAATGCCACCGGAGAGCTGGGCTTCACCGGTGACCGTCCAGTAGAACTTCTGCGGAGTCCACGGCGCACCGGCCTCCGGGTAACGGTCGGAGCCGGAGATGTCGAAGGCCTCGGTCACGAGCGAATGAACCTGCTGGTGGTCCGGGTGGCCGTAACCGCCCTCCGGGTCGTAACCGACGACGACATCAGGGCGAACGCTCCGCAGCACCGTGAGCATCGCCGACAACGCCTCGTCACGGTCCGCGTTGACGAATGCACGCGGATTCGACGCCGCAGCCGTGCCCACCATCCCGGAATCGCGCCAGCGGCCGGCTCCGCCGAGAAATATCGGCGACTGCGCACCGAGAATGCCGAGCGCGCCGTGCAATTCGTGGATGCGATATCCGCCGAGTTGGTCGGCTCGGTCCGCGACGAGGCCGGCCAAGTCGTCGCCGATGACTTCGCCCTCCTCGCCGAGCGAGCATGTAAGCACGGTGACCTCGACACCCGCTCGCGCGTAGTACGCGATCGTTCCGCCGGTGGTGATGGTCTCGTCGTCCGGATGCGCGTGCACCAGAAGCAGTTTCACTTGTTCTTCGCCCTCGTCCACGTTGGTGCGTCGCCGAAGATTCCGACCTCGATCGGTCCCGTCAACGACACACCGTCCACACCATTACCGACGGCAACGACAGAAGAATCTTGCACGATCGGCAGAACTGCGGACAAGTCCCACAGCCTGGGCTCGGCCTCCGCCCTCAACCGTTCACCGGGGACTTCGCCGCGCAGCGCTCGATTCACGACGTCCTCCAGATCGGGGATGCACAAGCCCGACAGGTTGCTGGGCGGCGGAACTGGTACGTCCCGCTCGGCCACCGGAGCCGACGTTTCACTCGTCTGCACTGCTGGACAGGAGAATCGGGACGCCATGACCGTTGCAGGGTCGATACCGGCGGACGACCATCCGACGATCGCGTCCACCTCGCCTCCGGTCAGCGCCGTGCTGTACAACTCCTCGGCCGGCAGCGGAGTCACCGACGCCTCGAACCCCGCACCGGCAAGCTGGTCGGCCGCAGTGTTGGCGACGGCGAGAGCGACGGTGTCGTTCTCCACGGCGCCGAGGACGAATTCGGCGGGGACTCCGTCCTTCACGAGTGAGCCGTCGGGAAGCGTTGTGTACCCGGCACGTTGAAGAAGGGCGAGTGCGGCATCTCTTCCGATCGGCGCCGGGGCGGTCGCGGTGTATCCAGGATCGGACGGGCTGCTCAGTTGCGCGCGAGCCGGGTGATCGGCAGAACCGGAACCGGCAGCCACGGTCGACAACAGGGAAGCGTCGAGCAGTCCCATAATCCCCTGTCGGACAGCAGGATCGACGAGACCGGGAGTGCGGCCGTTGAGCGTCACGTCGAGAACGCGCGGCTGAAACCTGACGTCCGTTCGAACCCCTGGAATTGCCGCCAATTGCGCTCTCGTCGCGGTACTCGCACGAACCTGAGCAACCTGAGCATCGTTGGACCGCAACGAGTCCGCGAGTTGCGCTGCGGTGCCACCGCGTCGAAGAAGGATTTGGAACGGCAGCGCCGGCTCGCCCCAGAACCGGTCGTTGCGCTCGAGGAGGATCTCGTCGCGACCCTGATCTATCGACTTGATGTTGAATCTGCTACCCGACACGGGAACGTTCTCACTCAGGCCCGTCTCGAAACCCCCGAGTGAATCCTTGAGGATGTGACTGGGCAGCAGATCGGTGAACAATCGCTGCCAGTTCGGATAGGGCTGTGAGAGAGTGACATTCACGGTTTTGCCGCCGCCGGATGACGCGACGTCGTCGATGAGCGCATACCCTGCCGGGTCGATGACGCCCGGTTGCGAAATCATCTGCTGCCACAGGTAACGGAAGTCTTCCGCCGCGATCGGCGCGCTGTCCGACCACTGGGCTTCGTTGCGGAGCTGATACGTGATGGTGAACGGGTTCTGCGACGTCACCTCGGCCGAGACGAGCACTGTCGAATCGGGAACCCAGACGGTCTTCGCCGGATCGATCGGATCGACAGCGGGCCGGAACGGGCTCGGCAGCACGAGGGCACTCACCGCGGCGTTCGCGGGAGATTGGTCGGCGAGAAGATGCGGGTTGAACCCGATTCCCACGTCGTCGATGGCGACCACGACCGGATCACCGGTCTCGGTGGGGGCGACGACAGTGGTCGTGGTGGTCGGAGTGGGCTCACTCTCGACGGGAGGGGGCGGGTTGGCTGTGCACGATGCCAGTATCAGGGCGATCGCAGAGATGCCCACGGTGCGCAGTCGCCGCAACCCGCTCCTCCTTCGTCGGCGCCCGTGCGCGCGTAGTTACGTCAGGACGTAACTACGCACGCACAGGCGCGGTAGCGCTTTCTTACAGAGCAGCCTTGTCACGCGACTTGCTGCGCGAACGCTCACGCGCACGCTCGTTGGAGTCCAGGTGCACCTTGCGCACGCGAACGACCTCGGGGGTCACCTCGACACATTCGTCGCCTGCACAGAATTCCATCGCCATTTCCAGATCCAGCTTCTTGGGCTTGGCCAAGGTCTCCATGACGTCTGCAGAGGACTGACGCATGTTGGTCAGCTTCTTCTCGCGGGTCACGTTGATGTCGAGGTCTTCCTGACGCGGGTTGATGCCCACGACCATGCCCTCGTACGTGTCCGCACCGGGCTCGACGAAGAACGTGCCGCGGTCGGCGAGCTGAATCATCGCGAACGGGGTGACGCTGCCGTTACGGTCGGAGACGAGCGAACCGGTGTGGCGCGCACGGATCTCGCCTGCCCACGGCGCGTAGCCGTGGAAGACAGCATTGGCGATACCGGTACCGCGGGTGTCGGTGAGGAACTCGGTGCGGAAGCCGATCAAGCCACGCGAGGGGACGATGAACTCCATACGAACCCAGCCTGCGCCG from Rhodococcus sp. P1Y includes these protein-coding regions:
- a CDS encoding PH domain-containing protein, coding for MITMTDPAWRPSPRAKQLWAINAALIWLPLFIAQIVWAVIVDEWTTWPHVAVFAVSVVLAALDIVVTPIWRYRVHRWEITDAAVYTRTGWFNQERRIAPISRVQTVDTERGPIDRLLGLSTVTVTTASSAGAVKITALDKDVADKTVAQLTDIAGRTLGDAT
- a CDS encoding PH domain-containing protein; amino-acid sequence: MTEPQLLAEEEQQPWLRLDKRMLLVHPVNEAVKVLPILLVSFIVGSQSGNHVWGLIIVAVVVVFAILRWFTTSYRIGPVHVQLRTGVFQKKLLSVPRSRIRSVDIEAGVLHRVLGLSILRIGTGQQADKGEKFELNALDAKVVPALREELLERVTRQPDTVDALPVVENEIAHWQVSWVRFAPFSFTGVVTIAAAVGVLFQYGLGTRITESSVVSNSIDSAERFGIALVIVVGLVILLIVASVFACVRYLIAYGNLTVTDDGTRLHVAHGLLRTRSTTLDRKRLRGTSLSEPLLLRIAKGAKLTAIMTGVSAEKKESSLLLPQAPATEARRMMTVVLGDAGLRADARKPLLSHGPVARRRRFTRAVVPVLVVAAGVGVAEALGVPVPRLAWVAIGVLLVGAVFVAWDRYRGLGHAVLPGWLITQHGSLDRTRHSLEAAGIIGWTVRQTFFQRRAGVATIVAATPAGVGHYEVLDVPIEQAWALVEAVTPGAGDKWAQ
- a CDS encoding uracil-DNA glycosylase gives rise to the protein MGPVERVDQLDHAVSQCRACRRLVNWREKVATEKRAAFRDQTYWGRAVPGFGPADARVLIVGLAPAAHGANRTGRMFTGDRSGDYLYAALHAVGLANQPTSTHIDDGLTLRGVRITAPVHCAPPDNKPTVTERDRCRKWLDIELRLLKPTLRSIVVLGGFGWQSLLPTLENNGWDIPRPRPKFGHGVEVDLGEIRLFGSYHVSQRNTSTGTLTPSMIEDVLRAAGSHAGLSVSSAAN
- the mshB gene encoding N-acetyl-1-D-myo-inositol-2-amino-2-deoxy-alpha-D-glucopyranoside deacetylase, which produces MKLLLVHAHPDDETITTGGTIAYYARAGVEVTVLTCSLGEEGEVIGDDLAGLVADRADQLGGYRIHELHGALGILGAQSPIFLGGAGRWRDSGMVGTAAASNPRAFVNADRDEALSAMLTVLRSVRPDVVVGYDPEGGYGHPDHQQVHSLVTEAFDISGSDRYPEAGAPWTPQKFYWTVTGEAQLSGGIAAISEVPEGWRMPEPGELPSVPDDVVTTSLDVREVVDLKRRALRAHATQVTVAPSGVEYALSNNIVQPILADEQYVLVRGTLGETDSSGKERDLFAGV
- a CDS encoding ABC transporter family substrate-binding protein, whose protein sequence is MGISAIALILASCTANPPPPVESEPTPTTTTTVVAPTETGDPVVVAIDDVGIGFNPHLLADQSPANAAVSALVLPSPFRPAVDPIDPAKTVWVPDSTVLVSAEVTSQNPFTITYQLRNEAQWSDSAPIAAEDFRYLWQQMISQPGVIDPAGYALIDDVASSGGGKTVNVTLSQPYPNWQRLFTDLLPSHILKDSLGGFETGLSENVPVSGSRFNIKSIDQGRDEILLERNDRFWGEPALPFQILLRRGGTAAQLADSLRSNDAQVAQVRASTATRAQLAAIPGVRTDVRFQPRVLDVTLNGRTPGLVDPAVRQGIMGLLDASLLSTVAAGSGSADHPARAQLSSPSDPGYTATAPAPIGRDAALALLQRAGYTTLPDGSLVKDGVPAEFVLGAVENDTVALAVANTAADQLAGAGFEASVTPLPAEELYSTALTGGEVDAIVGWSSAGIDPATVMASRFSCPAVQTSETSAPVAERDVPVPPPSNLSGLCIPDLEDVVNRALRGEVPGERLRAEAEPRLWDLSAVLPIVQDSSVVAVGNGVDGVSLTGPIEVGIFGDAPTWTRAKNK